Below is a genomic region from Pontibacillus yanchengensis.
TAGTAGGAACTACAGGATTCACAAAAGACCAATTGACTGAGTTAGAACAGATGGCTGAAGATAAAGAATTAGGTGTTGTCATAGCGCCGAACTTTGCTATTGGTGCTGTCTTAATGATGCAATTTTCTAAATGGGCTGCTAAATACTTCCCAGATGTAGAAATCATTGAACGTCATCACGATAATAAATTAGATGCACCTAGTGGTACAGCTGTAAAGACTTCAGAACTAATACAAGAGGTTCGTGATCAAAAGAAACAAGGGCATCCAGAGGAAAAAGAAACATTAGATGGTTCGCGTGGTGCAGATGTGGATGGTATGAAAATTCATAGCGTACGACTACCTGGTTTAGTTGCCCATCAAGAAGTAATGTTTGGGTCGACTGGTGAGACACTAACGATTAAGCATGATTCAATCAATCGTGAATCGTTTATGACAGGCGTCAAACTTTCCATAGAGAAAGTATTAAATTTGCAAGTACTTGTATATGGTTTGGAAAATTTATTGGAGTAGAAGGTGAATATCATGAATATAGCTCTGATTGCCCATGATAAAAAGAAGGAAGATATAGTTCAATTTGCGACTGCATATAAGAATATCTTAGAAAAACACCGACTATTTGCTACAGGTACGACGGGAAAAAAGATAGCGGAGGCAACTGGCGTATCTATACATCGATTTCAATCAGGACCTCTTGGTGGCGATCAACAAATAGGAGCCTATATAGCTCAAGATGAGATGGATGTTGTCTTATTTTTACGAGATCCACTTACAGCACAACCCCATGAGCCAGATATAAGTGCACTGATGAGGTTGTGCGATGTTCATCAAATTCCATTGGCTACAAATCTCGCTGGAGCTGAGATATTAGTACAAGCCATTGAACGTGGTGATTTAAACTGGAGAGAAAAGAGAAAAAAGAATGAACAGCAAGGGAGAAAAGAATGAAGCGAACGAAAATCGGAATTACTTGCTACCCAACTGTAGGTGGGTCAGGGGTAATCGCTACAGAATTAGCAAAATTATTAGCGGAGAGAGGATATGAAATTCACTTTATCACTTCTAGCGTCCCTTTCCGGTTAAAACGAATTTATCCAAATATTTACTATCATGAAGTAGAAATGAATCATTATGCTGTTTTTCAATATCCTCCATATGATTTGGCACTTGCAAATAAGATGGCAGAGGTTATCAATCGAGAGCAGATAGATATTCTTCATGTGCATTATGCAATGCCCCATGCTATATGTGCAATCTTGGCAAAGCAGATGGTGGAGCATGACGTTAAGATTGTAACCACATTACATGGAACAGACATAACCGTCTTAGGTGTAGATTCAAGCTTTAAAAATATGATTCGATTTGGCATTGAACAATCGGATAGAGTAACAGCTGTATCCCATAGTCTTGTAGAACAAACAAAAGATATGCTCCAAGTCAATCGAGAAATGGATGTTATTTATAATTTTGTTGATGAACGAGAATATAGGCAACGGAATGAAGCTCATTTAAAAGAGGAATATGGGATAGAAGATGATGATCATGTTATCATTCACATCTCCAATTTTAGGCAAGTTAAACGAGTTCCTGATGTCATTCATTCGTTTCATCAAATCGCCTCCCACACGAAAGCAAAATTACTATTAGTTGGGGATGGGCCTGAGTATTCTAAAGTGTGTCAGCTTGTTAGTGAGTTGGGTTTACGAGATCGAGTATTATTTCTAGGCAAGCAAGAAAATGTATCAGA
It encodes:
- the bshA gene encoding N-acetyl-alpha-D-glucosaminyl L-malate synthase BshA, coding for MKRTKIGITCYPTVGGSGVIATELAKLLAERGYEIHFITSSVPFRLKRIYPNIYYHEVEMNHYAVFQYPPYDLALANKMAEVINREQIDILHVHYAMPHAICAILAKQMVEHDVKIVTTLHGTDITVLGVDSSFKNMIRFGIEQSDRVTAVSHSLVEQTKDMLQVNREMDVIYNFVDEREYRQRNEAHLKEEYGIEDDDHVIIHISNFRQVKRVPDVIHSFHQIASHTKAKLLLVGDGPEYSKVCQLVSELGLRDRVLFLGKQENVSELLSISDLKLLLSEKESFGLVLLEAMACGVPCIGTDIGGIPEVIMDEYNGFICPVGDVDTIASRAITLLTNPEKWQMFSENGLKRVRTEFQSETIVKQYEDIYNDLLVQRDGAYE
- the mgsA gene encoding methylglyoxal synthase; this translates as MNIALIAHDKKKEDIVQFATAYKNILEKHRLFATGTTGKKIAEATGVSIHRFQSGPLGGDQQIGAYIAQDEMDVVLFLRDPLTAQPHEPDISALMRLCDVHQIPLATNLAGAEILVQAIERGDLNWREKRKKNEQQGRKE
- the dapB gene encoding 4-hydroxy-tetrahydrodipicolinate reductase, which gives rise to MSNTKIIVAGPRGKMGSEALRMIEKQDHFDLVACVDHKHGGLSVKDIDNLPNLDAPIYEDIEQCLQEIEADVLIDLTTPEFGYKHTRLALEYGVRPVVGTTGFTKDQLTELEQMAEDKELGVVIAPNFAIGAVLMMQFSKWAAKYFPDVEIIERHHDNKLDAPSGTAVKTSELIQEVRDQKKQGHPEEKETLDGSRGADVDGMKIHSVRLPGLVAHQEVMFGSTGETLTIKHDSINRESFMTGVKLSIEKVLNLQVLVYGLENLLE